ACCGGAGCGCAGACCAGGCCCTCCTCGCTGATCACGGTCCCCACCGCCGCGGGAGACCCCAGCGCGGTGCCGAGCTCCGTGGGGCTGTCCGACCCGGTCTGGACTCCGGACGGCGCCGCGCTGGTCGCCACGGAGGACTCCGGGGCCGGGGTGGTGCGGGTCGACCCCAGGACAGGCACTCGGACAGCGGTCCCGGGGACGAGGGGCGCTGCCGCGGTCGCCGTGTCCCGCACCGGGCGGCTCGCCTACGCCCTCACCGGCTGGGGCGGCTCGGGAGAGATCCGCATCATGAGTCTCAGCGGGGGCACGTCCGCCCTCGTCGGAGTCCACCCCGGTGCCACCGACCTCTCCTGGGACCCCACCGGAGCATGGCTCGCCGTCACGGGGGCGCCCTACGGCGAGACTCCGACCACGCAGCTGTTCGACCTCCGCGGGGCCCGCCCGGCACTGGTGCGAAGCTTGCCCGGGGGCTCCTCGGTGTCGTGGCTGGTCCCGCTCTCCGCCGCGCCGGCCGGCAGTGTGACCGGTGCGGCGTGGACCGCCTCGACCGCCAGTCTGTCCATCGGCGCGACCGACCCCGACGACGCCCCCGGCGGGCTCCGGCGGGAGTGCCGCCTGGACGCGGGCGCATGGTCGTCCTGCACCGCGACGTGGAAGCTCACCGGCCTCACGCCGGGACAACACACCGTCGCAGCGCGCGTCACCGACCCGAGCGGGCAGGTCTCCGCGGTCGCCCAACGGACGTGGTCTGTCGACACCCAGGCACCCACCGTCGCGCTCGGCGCGCTGCCCTCCGCCCTCACCAGCACCACGCTCAAGCTTGCGTGGACGGCCAAGGACAGCGGCGGCTCGGGCCTCAGCTCCATCGAGGCCCGCTACCGCAGCGCACCGGTCAACGGGAAGTTCGGGGCGCTCAGCTACCCCACCTCATGGCGTGCCCTGAAGGGCACCAGCCTGACGACCACGCTGACGGCCGGGCGGCACTACTGCTTCAGCGTCCGCGCGCGTGACACGGCAGGCAACACCGGCGCCTGGAGCGGTGAGCGCTGCACCTCCGTGACACTCGATGACCGGTCCCTCACTGCCTCATCAGGATGGACCAGAGGAATGAGCAGCGCGCACGCCTACGGCACCTACTCGCGGGCCGCCGCCAGCGGGCGGTCCCTCACCCGCACCTCGGTGCAGGCTCGTCGCATCTCGATCGTGGCGACCACCTGCCCGACCTGCGGCGCCGTGGACGTCTACCACGCGGGAATCCGGCTCGGCCGCGTCAGCCTGTACTCCGCCACGACCTCCTACCGCCAGGTCCGTTCGCTGCCACTTCAGTCCGTCACCCGCACCGGCAGTGTGGTGGTGCGGACCACCTCATCGAAGACGGTGATCCTCGACGGGATCGTGGTCTGGCACTGACGCAGCACCGTGGCGGCAAGCCCATCGACGTCGGCTCCCGTGGCTGGACGTGCTACCGGCCGGCCAGCTCGGCCACCATCGGGGCCAGCACCTCGGCGGAGTCGATGCCGACGACGAAGTACGAGTAGCCGATCTCCTCACGTCGCCTCTGGATCTCTTCGGCAGCGGCCGCCGGGTCATCCGGGAGCACGGCCAAGGAGTCCGATTCCCGCAACGAAACCGGATCGGTGTCCCGCGCGGATGCCATGAACGGCGCGACAGCGTCGCCGACGACCGGCACGTGCAGCGCCAGCTCGACGTCCCGCGCAGCGCGGAGGTCGCGGGCTATGCCGGCGACCGCGGCGCGAGTGTCGCTCGACAGCGCGGCGACGGTGACCGTGTCGGCGACCTCGACGGCAAGCGCTTGAGCTTTCGGCCCCCGAACCGCCATGACTACCGGGGTGTGGACATCGGGGCCGTCCAGGTCACGCAGCAACGCCACCGTTTCGCGCGCCTGGGCCAGCCGCTCCCTCGGTGACGCGGCGGGCATCCCAAGCTCTCGGAGCTCGTCCTCGATCCCGGGCCGCCCGGTGCCGATGCCCATCTCGAAGCGACCCTCGGTGAGCACCGA
This genomic interval from Knoellia sp. p5-6-4 contains the following:
- a CDS encoding LLM class flavin-dependent oxidoreductase — translated: MTRPFRFGVVAPLLTDVPTWRDRVRRIADSGYSTLLMPDVPQWQPAPAPTLAFAAAQTDLCVGTWVYASPLRPAWSTAWEAHSMSVLTEGRFEMGIGTGRPGIEDELRELGMPAASPRERLAQARETVALLRDLDGPDVHTPVVMAVRGPKAQALAVEVADTVTVAALSSDTRAAVAGIARDLRAARDVELALHVPVVGDAVAPFMASARDTDPVSLRESDSLAVLPDDPAAAAEEIQRRREEIGYSYFVVGIDSAEVLAPMVAELAGR